A single region of the Streptomyces sp. AM 4-1-1 genome encodes:
- a CDS encoding UvrD-helicase domain-containing protein, whose translation MASRITDPEQLKELLRVPFTPEQTACITAPPAPQVIVAGAGSGKTTVMAARVVWLVGTGQVAPEQVLGLTFTNKAAGELAERVRKALVAAGVTDPDTIDPDHPPGEPSISTYHAFAGRLLSEHGLRIGLEPTTRLLADATRYQLAARVLREAPGPYPALTRSFPTLVSDLLALDAELAEHLVRPERLAAYDTDLLRTLETAKLTNAELRKIPETAGARRELLDLTRRYREAKRSRDLLDFGDQIALSAELALTRPEVGAILRDEFRVVLLDEYQDTSVAQRLLLSALFGRAPAPGPSGGGGADPDGRSMTAAAAASGPSAPSASAPEPRPTEPTGHAVTAVGDPCQAIYGWRGASVANLDDFPLHFPHADGTPATRHSLSENRRSGGRLLHLANGLAEPLRAMHEGVEALRPAPGAERDGVVRCALLRTHTEEIEWLADSLAHLVRTGKAPGEIAVLCRTAGDFPEIQAALVARDVPVEVVGLSGLLHLPEVADLVAVCDVLQDPGANASLVRLLTGPRWRIGPRDLALLGRRARLLVHRGSHGDDEDFDPDRRLAEAVEGVDPAEVISLADALDTFLEAGGAEDDGLPFSTEARVRFARLATELRDLRRSLADPLMDVLHRVLATTGLEVELSASPHALAARRRETLANFLDVAAGFAAVDGEATLLAFLGFLRTAAQYEKGLDNALPGGENTVKVLTAHKSKGLEWDVVAVPGLVVGQFPSGQSRDAWTSQSKVLPHALRGDADTLPVVHSWDAKGLKGFKEDMKEHQHIEELRLGYVTFTRPRTMLFGSGHWWGPSQKRTRGPSDFLRALYEHCAAGYGEVEAWADEPAEDEENPALGESAADHAWPLPLDETALARRREARDTVLAHLDTLTTATATATATATATATATATAVPHQSRRDVPPHRIRPSQPHQSHQPRQPQPSEPHDAQDPEAQEPHDPREAGAQHDPQDLGAQNPGARHDPQDREPEAQIPAPASLPSPPPSPLPDDLAPEEIRTLASWDRDLDALTGELRRARATVRDVVVPAALSATQLLRLAEDPDAFAQELARPMPRPPQRAARRGTRFHAWVESRFDELPLPMLGPDELPGGDGTDTEIADERDLAALKEAFERTPYARRTPYRVEAPFQITLAGRVVRGRIDAVYRTGEAYEIVDWKTGREQTADPLQLAVYRLAWAELHAVPVDAVTATFVYVRSGETVRPARLPGRAELERLLLDEPPRRGR comes from the coding sequence GTGGCCTCACGTATCACCGACCCCGAGCAGTTGAAGGAACTCCTCAGGGTCCCCTTCACCCCGGAGCAGACGGCTTGCATCACGGCGCCGCCCGCCCCGCAGGTGATCGTGGCCGGAGCCGGGTCCGGAAAGACCACCGTGATGGCGGCGCGGGTGGTCTGGCTGGTCGGGACCGGACAGGTCGCGCCCGAACAGGTCCTCGGTCTGACGTTCACCAACAAGGCCGCGGGCGAGCTGGCCGAGCGCGTCCGCAAGGCGCTCGTCGCGGCCGGGGTCACCGATCCCGACACCATCGACCCGGACCACCCCCCGGGCGAACCCAGTATTTCCACGTACCACGCCTTCGCCGGCCGGCTGCTGAGCGAACACGGCCTGCGCATAGGGCTGGAACCCACCACCCGCCTCCTCGCCGACGCCACCCGCTACCAGCTCGCCGCCCGGGTGCTCCGCGAGGCCCCCGGCCCCTACCCGGCACTGACCAGATCGTTCCCCACCCTGGTCAGTGATCTGCTGGCGCTCGACGCCGAGCTGGCCGAGCACCTCGTCCGGCCCGAACGGCTCGCGGCGTACGACACCGATCTGCTCCGCACGCTGGAGACGGCGAAGCTCACCAACGCCGAGCTCCGCAAGATCCCGGAGACCGCCGGCGCCCGCCGCGAACTCCTCGATCTGACCCGGCGGTACCGAGAGGCGAAGCGGAGCCGTGACCTCCTCGACTTCGGTGACCAGATCGCGCTCTCCGCCGAGCTGGCCCTCACCCGGCCGGAGGTCGGCGCGATCCTGCGTGACGAGTTCCGGGTGGTGCTGCTCGACGAATACCAGGACACGTCCGTCGCCCAGCGCCTTCTGCTCTCGGCCCTCTTCGGCCGCGCCCCGGCACCGGGGCCGTCCGGAGGCGGAGGGGCGGACCCGGACGGGAGATCCATGACGGCGGCCGCCGCCGCCTCCGGCCCGTCCGCCCCCTCCGCCTCCGCTCCTGAGCCTCGCCCCACCGAACCCACCGGACACGCGGTCACCGCCGTGGGCGACCCCTGCCAGGCGATCTACGGCTGGCGCGGGGCGTCCGTCGCCAACCTCGACGACTTCCCGCTCCACTTCCCGCACGCCGACGGCACCCCCGCCACCCGCCACTCCCTCAGCGAGAACCGCCGGAGCGGTGGCCGGCTCCTGCATCTCGCCAACGGTCTCGCCGAACCCCTGCGCGCGATGCACGAGGGCGTCGAGGCCCTGCGCCCCGCTCCCGGCGCCGAACGCGACGGCGTGGTGCGCTGCGCGCTGCTCCGGACGCACACGGAGGAGATCGAGTGGCTGGCCGACTCGCTCGCCCATCTCGTACGGACCGGGAAGGCGCCCGGTGAGATCGCCGTCCTGTGCCGTACCGCGGGGGACTTCCCGGAGATCCAGGCAGCCCTTGTCGCCCGGGACGTCCCGGTCGAGGTCGTCGGCCTGTCCGGGCTGCTGCACCTACCCGAGGTGGCCGACCTGGTGGCGGTCTGCGACGTCCTCCAGGACCCGGGGGCGAACGCGTCGCTGGTCCGGCTCCTCACCGGCCCGCGCTGGCGTATCGGCCCCCGCGATCTCGCCCTCCTGGGCCGCAGGGCACGCCTGCTCGTCCACCGGGGCTCCCACGGCGACGACGAGGACTTCGACCCCGACCGCCGGCTCGCCGAGGCCGTCGAAGGTGTCGACCCGGCCGAGGTGATCTCGCTCGCGGACGCCCTCGACACCTTCCTGGAGGCGGGCGGCGCCGAGGACGACGGGCTGCCGTTCTCCACGGAGGCCCGCGTCCGCTTCGCCCGTCTCGCCACCGAACTCCGCGATCTGCGCCGGTCCCTCGCCGACCCGCTCATGGACGTGCTGCACCGGGTTCTCGCCACCACCGGCCTTGAGGTCGAACTGTCCGCGTCGCCGCACGCCCTCGCCGCCCGCCGCCGCGAGACCCTCGCCAACTTCCTCGATGTCGCGGCCGGTTTCGCGGCCGTCGACGGCGAGGCCACGCTCCTCGCGTTCCTCGGCTTCCTGCGCACCGCCGCGCAGTACGAGAAGGGGCTGGACAACGCGCTGCCCGGCGGGGAGAACACCGTCAAGGTGCTCACCGCCCACAAGTCCAAGGGCCTGGAGTGGGACGTCGTCGCCGTGCCCGGACTGGTCGTCGGACAGTTCCCGAGCGGCCAGTCCCGGGACGCCTGGACCTCCCAGTCGAAGGTCCTCCCGCACGCCCTGCGCGGCGACGCGGACACGCTTCCCGTCGTCCACTCCTGGGACGCCAAGGGCCTCAAGGGCTTCAAGGAGGACATGAAGGAGCACCAGCACATCGAGGAGCTGCGTCTCGGTTACGTCACCTTCACCCGGCCCCGCACCATGCTGTTCGGGTCCGGCCACTGGTGGGGCCCCTCCCAGAAGAGGACCCGTGGGCCCTCCGACTTCCTCCGGGCGCTGTACGAGCACTGCGCGGCCGGGTACGGCGAGGTGGAGGCATGGGCGGACGAACCCGCCGAGGACGAGGAGAACCCCGCCCTCGGCGAGTCGGCGGCCGATCACGCCTGGCCGCTCCCGCTGGACGAGACCGCCCTCGCCAGGCGCCGCGAGGCCCGTGACACGGTGCTGGCCCACCTGGACACCCTGACCACAGCCACAGCCACAGCCACAGCCACAGCCACAGCCACAGCCACAGCCACAGCCACAGCCGTCCCGCACCAGTCGCGGCGGGACGTGCCTCCGCACCGGATTCGCCCCAGCCAGCCCCACCAGTCCCACCAGCCCCGGCAGCCTCAGCCGTCGGAACCGCACGACGCCCAGGACCCTGAGGCCCAGGAGCCGCACGACCCCCGGGAGGCCGGGGCCCAGCATGACCCTCAGGACCTCGGAGCCCAGAACCCCGGGGCCCGGCACGACCCTCAGGACCGCGAGCCCGAGGCCCAGATCCCGGCCCCGGCCTCGCTCCCGTCTCCGCCCCCGTCTCCGCTCCCAGACGATCTCGCCCCGGAGGAGATCCGCACCCTCGCCTCCTGGGACCGCGACCTCGACGCCCTCACCGGCGAGCTGCGCCGCGCCCGCGCCACCGTGCGTGACGTCGTCGTCCCCGCCGCGCTCTCCGCGACCCAGCTGCTGCGCCTGGCCGAGGACCCCGACGCCTTCGCCCAGGAGCTGGCCCGCCCCATGCCACGCCCGCCGCAGCGGGCGGCCCGTCGCGGCACCCGTTTCCATGCCTGGGTGGAGTCCCGCTTCGACGAACTGCCGCTGCCCATGCTCGGACCGGACGAGCTCCCCGGAGGTGACGGCACCGACACCGAGATCGCCGACGAACGCGATCTGGCGGCGCTCAAGGAGGCGTTCGAGCGGACCCCGTACGCCCGCCGTACCCCGTACCGCGTCGAGGCGCCCTTCCAGATCACCCTCGCGGGCCGGGTGGTCCGGGGCAGGATCGACGCGGTGTACCGCACCGGGGAGGCGTACGAGATCGTCGACTGGAAGACCGGCCGCGAGCAGACCGCCGATCCGCTCCAGCTCGCCGTCTACCGGCTCGCCTGGGCCGAGCTGCACGCGGTGCCCGTCGACGCCGTCACGGCAACGTTCGTGTACGTACGCAGCGGCGAGACCGTCCGCCCCGCACGGCTGCCGGGGCGGGCGGAGCT